Proteins co-encoded in one Halorussus lipolyticus genomic window:
- a CDS encoding complex I NDUFA9 subunit family protein, which produces MNILVAGGTGFVGSSLVPELADRGHDVTVLARSPEEADFPESVELVRGDVTAYDSIEAAFEDQDVVVNLVALSPLFKPSGGKSHTEVHLGGTQNVVNAAEEHGVRKILQMSALDADPNGPTEYLRSKGQAEQVVKDSDLAYTIFRPSVVFGEGGEFVSFTKVLTTPYVTALPGGGRSRFQPIWIGDLAPMLADGVEEDHDGEIYEIGGPEVLSLAEVTKLAYRAEGKSVTVLPLPMAFARLGLTAADPIPFVPFGSDQYRSLKLDNTVSHNDVGAFGIEEADLTTLAEYLGVADRP; this is translated from the coding sequence ATGAACATTCTCGTCGCGGGAGGAACCGGGTTCGTCGGTTCGTCTCTCGTCCCCGAACTCGCCGACCGAGGCCACGACGTGACCGTCCTCGCTCGCAGTCCCGAGGAGGCCGACTTCCCCGAGAGCGTCGAACTCGTCCGCGGTGACGTCACCGCCTACGACTCCATCGAAGCCGCGTTCGAGGACCAAGACGTCGTCGTCAACCTCGTGGCGCTCTCGCCGCTGTTCAAGCCCTCCGGCGGGAAGTCCCACACCGAGGTCCATCTCGGTGGGACCCAGAACGTCGTCAACGCCGCCGAGGAACACGGCGTGCGCAAAATCCTCCAGATGAGCGCGCTCGACGCCGACCCCAACGGTCCGACCGAGTACCTGCGGTCGAAGGGCCAAGCCGAGCAAGTCGTGAAAGATTCGGACCTCGCGTACACCATCTTCCGGCCCTCTGTCGTCTTCGGCGAGGGCGGCGAGTTCGTCTCGTTCACGAAGGTCCTGACGACGCCCTACGTCACCGCCCTGCCCGGCGGCGGTCGGAGTCGATTCCAACCCATTTGGATAGGGGACCTCGCGCCGATGCTGGCCGATGGCGTGGAGGAGGACCACGACGGCGAAATCTACGAAATCGGCGGCCCGGAGGTCCTGTCGCTGGCGGAGGTGACCAAACTCGCCTACCGCGCGGAGGGCAAGTCGGTGACGGTGCTACCCCTGCCGATGGCGTTCGCGCGTCTCGGCCTGACCGCGGCCGACCCGATTCCGTTCGTCCCCTTCGGAAGCGACCAGTACCGGTCGCTCAAGTTGGACAACACCGTCTCGCACAACGATGTCGGCGCGTTCGGCATCGAGGAGGCCGATTTGACGACGCTGGCCGAGTATCTGGGCGTGGCAGACCGGCCGTAG
- the tmk gene encoding dTMP kinase has protein sequence MLITLEGIDGSGKTTVWEVLREEFPEFVFTREPTETWYGEGVERSMGDDDADSLAELFLFTADHANHLSETIRPALAEGEVVISDRYSDSRYAYQAVSIEDHVKRPLEYIRGVHQPWTRPPDATLYFDVDPETGAARSGATNKFEQAAFLSQVQSNYERLFDAEPERFVRIDASRSPEEVLDSAVNAVERLLEDRDE, from the coding sequence ATGCTCATCACGCTGGAGGGAATCGACGGGAGCGGCAAGACGACGGTCTGGGAGGTCCTGCGCGAGGAGTTCCCCGAGTTCGTCTTCACCCGCGAACCCACCGAGACGTGGTACGGCGAGGGCGTCGAACGCTCCATGGGAGACGACGACGCCGACTCGCTCGCAGAGCTGTTCCTCTTTACCGCCGACCACGCAAACCACCTCTCGGAGACGATTCGGCCGGCCCTCGCCGAGGGGGAAGTCGTCATCTCCGACCGCTACTCGGACTCCCGGTACGCCTATCAGGCAGTCAGCATCGAGGACCACGTGAAGCGACCGCTCGAATACATCCGAGGAGTCCACCAACCGTGGACTCGGCCGCCGGACGCGACGCTCTACTTCGACGTGGACCCCGAGACGGGTGCGGCCCGGAGCGGTGCCACCAACAAGTTCGAGCAGGCGGCCTTCCTGAGTCAGGTTCAGTCGAACTACGAACGCCTGTTCGACGCCGAACCCGAGCGGTTCGTCCGCATCGACGCCTCCCGGTCGCCCGAGGAGGTCCTCGACTCGGCGGTGAACGCAGTCGAGCGACTGCTGGAAGACCGCGACGAATAG
- the deoC gene encoding deoxyribose-phosphate aldolase: MNDDELAGKIDHTVLGPETTLGDVEEVLDEAEEYGMNACIPPCYVAEADEYAPDVPLATVIGFPHGQNATDAKREEATIAYEDGADELDMVINIGRLKAGDTEAVREDIEEVVAAVPIPVKVIIETALLSDNEKHAACEAAEEADAAFVKTSTGFADGGAKVEDVELMSEYLPVKASGGVGNYEQAKAMFDAGAERIGASSGVEIVEDFRKNY; the protein is encoded by the coding sequence ATGAACGACGACGAACTCGCTGGCAAAATCGACCACACGGTTCTCGGACCCGAAACGACCCTCGGCGACGTGGAGGAGGTCCTCGACGAAGCAGAGGAGTACGGCATGAACGCCTGCATCCCGCCGTGCTACGTCGCCGAGGCCGACGAGTACGCCCCCGACGTACCCCTCGCCACCGTCATCGGGTTCCCCCACGGCCAGAACGCCACCGACGCCAAGCGCGAGGAGGCCACCATCGCCTACGAGGACGGCGCGGACGAACTGGATATGGTCATCAACATCGGTCGCCTCAAGGCCGGCGACACCGAGGCCGTCCGCGAGGACATCGAGGAGGTCGTGGCCGCAGTCCCCATCCCAGTGAAGGTCATCATCGAGACGGCGCTCCTCTCGGACAACGAGAAGCACGCCGCCTGCGAGGCCGCCGAGGAGGCCGACGCCGCGTTCGTCAAGACCTCGACCGGGTTCGCTGACGGTGGTGCAAAAGTCGAGGACGTGGAACTGATGAGCGAGTACTTGCCGGTCAAAGCCAGCGGCGGCGTCGGCAACTACGAGCAGGCCAAGGCCATGTTCGACGCCGGGGCCGAGCGCATCGGCGCGAGTTCGGGTGTCGAAATCGTCGAGGACTTCCGGAAGAACTACTGA
- a CDS encoding PQQ-binding-like beta-propeller repeat protein, translating to MPSRRRFLAALSATGTAAIAGCSSTRSRDDPPAESETTDWPTSRHDAVNSGYAADTAGIRTPAEAWRAEIGMASAPPVATEESVFVPAGDHLLVLDAETGDESWRVEYEGKGATVWAPPTVSDGVAYLGDGRQQVRAFDAETGERRWRFETDGSVYAAPTLAQGRLFFGTSDERVYALDPETGEKRWHRNVFGSVTSSVAVRPPGVYVTTEAGEVYALSLHGEGAWRRRLPDRIQAPPTVVGGTVFVACNDGRVHALRANRAGRTEWRTDVGGFPEGVSVAHGRVYVVGMRFHALGAEDGGKRWSVFSADSPAGLPAVAGDTVYVGTEAGRLHAYRPGGGVGAFGVRFGPERWTRKLGQSVERGLAVADGRVYAPVRVSDEKSALVALEST from the coding sequence ATGCCCTCCAGACGACGCTTTCTGGCCGCCCTCTCAGCGACGGGAACCGCCGCGATAGCCGGGTGTTCCAGTACTCGCAGTCGGGACGACCCTCCGGCCGAGAGCGAGACGACGGACTGGCCGACCAGTCGCCACGACGCCGTGAACTCGGGATACGCCGCCGACACGGCCGGGATTCGGACCCCGGCAGAAGCGTGGCGGGCCGAAATCGGGATGGCGAGTGCGCCGCCGGTCGCCACCGAGGAGTCCGTCTTCGTTCCGGCAGGCGACCACCTCCTCGTCCTCGACGCCGAAACCGGCGACGAGTCGTGGCGCGTGGAGTACGAAGGCAAGGGTGCGACCGTCTGGGCACCACCCACTGTCTCGGACGGCGTGGCGTATCTCGGGGACGGTCGCCAGCAGGTTCGGGCCTTCGACGCCGAGACCGGCGAGCGACGCTGGCGGTTCGAGACCGACGGGAGCGTCTACGCCGCGCCGACGCTGGCGCAGGGGCGGTTGTTCTTCGGCACGAGCGACGAGCGAGTCTACGCGCTCGACCCCGAGACCGGCGAGAAGCGGTGGCACCGCAACGTGTTCGGGAGCGTCACCTCCTCGGTCGCTGTCCGGCCACCCGGCGTCTACGTCACGACCGAGGCCGGGGAGGTCTACGCCCTGTCACTCCACGGCGAGGGTGCGTGGCGTCGTCGCCTCCCCGACCGGATTCAGGCCCCGCCGACGGTCGTCGGTGGGACCGTCTTCGTCGCGTGCAACGACGGGCGAGTCCACGCGCTCCGGGCGAACCGCGCCGGGAGGACCGAGTGGCGGACTGATGTCGGCGGCTTTCCGGAGGGTGTCTCGGTCGCCCACGGCCGGGTCTACGTCGTCGGAATGCGATTCCACGCACTCGGTGCCGAGGACGGCGGAAAACGGTGGTCGGTCTTCTCGGCCGACTCCCCCGCAGGCCTTCCGGCGGTCGCCGGGGATACCGTCTACGTCGGCACCGAGGCGGGACGACTCCACGCCTACCGGCCGGGCGGCGGGGTCGGTGCGTTCGGCGTCCGATTCGGGCCGGAGCGGTGGACTCGAAAACTCGGCCAGTCGGTCGAGCGCGGTCTCGCCGTCGCCGACGGCCGGGTCTACGCGCCGGTTCGGGTCAGCGACGAGAAATCGGCGCTCGTCGCACTCGAATCGACCTAA
- a CDS encoding sodium:calcium antiporter — MFPTPVVSDRAFAPTTDLFAGVHVFDVSLALSLVVAVVSTAVIWKGSIWLEDAAEELAAYYGLPAIIQGAVIAAVGSSFPELSSTVIATLVHGDFELGAAAIIGSAVFNILVIPAVSTLAGTENLEADRSVVFKETQFYMVAVAATLVVFSFAVIYFPSSDGALSGTLNRPLALLLVALYGLYVFIQFLDTRDLREPRVSEENPVRLWTTLAVSLVVIVVGVEGLVTAVLDFEEIFGIPSFFWGLTVVAVVTSLPDTFVSVRSSQKGEGVTSLANVLGSNIFDLLVALPAGVLVAGATTVNFGVAVPMMAALVAATVLFFALARTDLELTPGEAYALLVAYVAFVGWLLLETMGVTRLIG; from the coding sequence ATGTTCCCTACGCCGGTGGTCTCGGACCGAGCGTTCGCCCCCACAACCGACTTGTTCGCAGGCGTTCACGTCTTCGACGTGTCGCTCGCGCTGTCGCTCGTCGTCGCCGTCGTCTCGACCGCCGTCATCTGGAAGGGAAGCATCTGGCTCGAAGACGCCGCCGAGGAGTTGGCGGCCTACTACGGCCTGCCCGCAATCATCCAAGGGGCAGTCATCGCCGCGGTCGGGTCGAGTTTCCCGGAGCTATCGAGTACCGTCATCGCCACGCTCGTCCACGGTGACTTCGAACTCGGCGCGGCCGCAATCATCGGGTCGGCGGTGTTCAACATCCTCGTCATTCCCGCCGTCTCGACGCTGGCGGGCACCGAGAACCTCGAAGCCGACCGGAGCGTCGTGTTCAAAGAAACCCAGTTCTACATGGTCGCAGTGGCGGCCACGCTGGTCGTCTTCTCGTTCGCGGTCATCTACTTCCCGAGTTCCGACGGGGCGCTCTCGGGCACGCTCAACCGACCGCTCGCGCTCCTGCTGGTCGCGCTCTACGGTCTCTACGTCTTCATCCAGTTTCTCGACACGCGGGACCTGCGGGAACCTCGGGTCAGCGAGGAGAACCCTGTCCGACTCTGGACCACGCTCGCGGTCAGTCTCGTTGTCATCGTAGTCGGCGTGGAGGGGCTGGTCACGGCCGTCCTCGACTTCGAGGAGATATTCGGCATCCCGAGTTTCTTCTGGGGGCTGACGGTGGTCGCGGTGGTCACCAGCCTCCCCGACACGTTCGTCAGCGTGCGCTCCTCGCAGAAGGGCGAGGGCGTGACCAGCCTCGCCAACGTCCTCGGAAGCAACATCTTCGACCTGCTGGTGGCGCTCCCGGCGGGGGTCCTCGTCGCTGGTGCGACAACGGTGAACTTCGGCGTGGCGGTCCCGATGATGGCGGCGCTGGTCGCGGCGACGGTCCTCTTTTTCGCACTGGCCCGGACCGACCTCGAACTCACGCCGGGCGAGGCCTACGCGCTGTTGGTCGCCTACGTCGCCTTCGTGGGATGGCTCCTGCTGGAGACGATGGGCGTGACGAGGCTCATCGGGTAG
- a CDS encoding tRNA (N(6)-L-threonylcarbamoyladenosine(37)-C(2))-methylthiotransferase, with amino-acid sequence MARYHIETYGCTSNRGESRQIERRLRDAGHHRVEGPDEADVAILNTCTVVEKTERNMLRRAEELEDETADLIVTGCMALAQGEEFRDAGVDADVLHWDEVPEAVTNGECPTTTPDAEPILDGVIGILPIARGCMSDCSYCITKKATGKIDSPPVAENVEKARALVHAGAKEIRITGQDTGVYGWDDGERKLHELLDRICDIEGDFRVRVGMANPKGVHGIRDELAEVFAENDKLYNFIHAPVQSGSDDVLGDMRRQHQVSEYVEIVETFDEYLDYWTLSTDFIVGFPTEEDEDHAQSMALLRETRPEKINVTRFSKRPGTDAADMKGLGGQTKKDRSKEMTDAKMDVVAEAYDAMVGETHEVLVVEEGTGDSVKCYDEAYRQVIVQNADDHGVEVGDFVDVEITGHSTVYAFGEPV; translated from the coding sequence ATGGCCCGGTATCACATCGAAACCTACGGTTGCACGTCGAACCGTGGCGAGAGCCGTCAAATCGAGCGGCGGCTCCGGGACGCGGGCCACCACCGCGTCGAAGGACCCGACGAGGCCGACGTTGCCATCCTCAACACCTGCACAGTCGTTGAGAAGACCGAGCGCAACATGCTCCGGCGCGCCGAGGAGCTAGAGGACGAGACTGCCGACCTCATCGTCACCGGTTGCATGGCGCTGGCGCAGGGCGAGGAGTTCCGGGACGCCGGCGTGGACGCCGACGTCCTCCACTGGGACGAAGTGCCCGAGGCCGTCACCAACGGCGAGTGTCCGACCACGACGCCCGACGCCGAACCGATTCTGGACGGCGTTATCGGCATCCTACCGATTGCTCGCGGTTGCATGTCGGACTGCTCGTACTGCATCACGAAGAAGGCGACCGGCAAAATCGACTCGCCGCCCGTGGCGGAGAACGTCGAGAAGGCTCGGGCGCTGGTCCACGCCGGAGCGAAGGAGATTCGGATTACCGGACAGGACACCGGCGTCTACGGGTGGGACGACGGCGAGCGAAAGCTTCACGAACTGCTCGACCGCATCTGCGACATCGAGGGCGACTTCCGGGTCCGAGTCGGCATGGCGAACCCGAAGGGCGTCCACGGCATCCGCGACGAGTTGGCCGAGGTCTTCGCCGAGAACGACAAACTCTACAACTTCATCCACGCGCCGGTCCAGTCCGGGTCCGACGACGTGCTGGGCGACATGCGCAGACAGCACCAAGTCTCGGAGTACGTCGAAATCGTGGAGACCTTCGACGAGTATCTGGACTACTGGACGCTCTCGACCGACTTCATCGTCGGCTTCCCGACCGAGGAGGACGAGGACCACGCCCAGAGCATGGCGCTCCTGCGCGAGACCCGCCCCGAGAAAATCAACGTCACCAGATTCTCCAAGCGCCCCGGCACCGACGCCGCCGACATGAAGGGGTTGGGCGGCCAGACCAAGAAGGACCGCTCGAAGGAGATGACCGACGCCAAGATGGACGTCGTGGCCGAGGCCTACGACGCGATGGTCGGCGAGACCCACGAGGTGCTGGTGGTCGAGGAGGGCACCGGCGACTCCGTGAAGTGCTACGACGAAGCCTACCGGCAGGTCATCGTCCAGAACGCCGACGACCACGGCGTCGAGGTCGGCGACTTCGTGGACGTGGAGATTACGGGCCACAGCACGGTCTACGCCTTCGGCGAACCGGTCTGA
- a CDS encoding DUF7503 family protein, whose translation MNWKCNVTGFVADHPRVTNVLWTAVLLWSMTGVALASGGGATSGP comes from the coding sequence ATGAACTGGAAATGTAACGTCACAGGCTTTGTTGCCGACCATCCGCGAGTGACGAACGTGCTTTGGACCGCCGTCCTGCTCTGGTCGATGACCGGCGTGGCGCTGGCTTCTGGTGGCGGCGCGACGAGCGGTCCGTAA
- a CDS encoding cation diffusion facilitator family transporter, whose amino-acid sequence MSNRAIRRVGAVVLAVNVLLVVAKGLVWWTTGSLAVGSEAVNSLADSAYSLVILAGLYLTTQPPDFSHPHGHERIEPFVSLFIALGVFAAGGAVLWRSVSSVLAGSVSTAPVSPSAVAVLVGTAVVKFGLYRYCLRVAEETHSPALTATALDNRNDILTASAALVGVLGSTVGLPVLDPLAAGVVSVGILYTGYEIVQDNVDYLVGSAPPEELRVEIVQRALSHPDVEGAHDVIAHYVGPEIDVSLHIEVEGDRTLFEAHDIETEVMESIRELDEVDDVFVHVDPKELGEWKDDETIDELVGGGNVEK is encoded by the coding sequence ATGAGCAACCGCGCGATTCGCCGGGTCGGCGCGGTCGTCTTGGCGGTCAACGTCCTGCTAGTGGTCGCCAAGGGCCTCGTCTGGTGGACGACCGGGAGCCTCGCGGTCGGGTCCGAGGCGGTCAACAGTCTCGCGGACTCGGCGTACAGCCTCGTCATCCTCGCGGGTCTCTACCTGACGACCCAGCCGCCGGACTTCAGCCACCCGCACGGTCACGAGCGAATCGAGCCGTTCGTCTCGCTGTTCATCGCGCTCGGGGTGTTCGCGGCGGGCGGCGCGGTCCTCTGGCGGTCTGTCTCGTCGGTCCTCGCCGGGAGCGTCTCGACCGCACCGGTCTCACCGTCAGCGGTGGCGGTGCTGGTCGGGACTGCTGTGGTCAAGTTCGGCCTCTACCGCTACTGTCTCCGAGTCGCCGAGGAGACCCATTCACCCGCCCTGACTGCCACCGCGCTCGACAACCGCAACGACATCCTGACCGCGAGCGCGGCGCTGGTCGGCGTTCTGGGGTCCACGGTCGGCCTGCCGGTTTTGGACCCGCTCGCGGCGGGCGTCGTCTCGGTGGGCATCCTCTACACGGGGTACGAAATCGTCCAAGACAACGTGGACTACCTCGTGGGGAGCGCGCCGCCCGAGGAGCTACGGGTCGAAATCGTCCAGCGCGCGCTCTCTCACCCCGACGTGGAGGGTGCCCACGACGTCATCGCTCACTACGTCGGCCCGGAAATCGACGTGAGCCTCCACATCGAAGTCGAGGGCGACCGGACCCTGTTCGAGGCCCACGACATCGAGACTGAGGTGATGGAGTCCATCCGGGAGTTAGACGAGGTGGACGACGTGTTCGTCCACGTGGACCCCAAGGAACTCGGCGAGTGGAAGGACGACGAGACCATCGACGAGTTGGTCGGCGGGGGCAACGTCGAGAAGTAA
- a CDS encoding HIT family protein, giving the protein MDQIFAPWRIEWVERDDDEDAIEGCVFCELPDREADRDNLVVARSNHAFVMFNNYPYNPGHAMVIPREHTGDYRDLSEEALLDHALLKQRTFDALETALSPDGFNAGLNLGQGAGGSIDDHLHTHVVPRWQGDTNFMPVVSDTKVLVEALDETYDRVRSAFAEQEGVDGSGDGAVRVE; this is encoded by the coding sequence ATGGACCAGATTTTCGCGCCGTGGCGCATCGAGTGGGTCGAGCGAGACGACGACGAGGACGCAATCGAGGGGTGCGTCTTCTGCGAACTCCCCGACCGGGAGGCCGACCGCGACAACCTCGTGGTCGCCCGGAGCAACCACGCCTTCGTCATGTTCAACAACTACCCCTACAACCCCGGTCACGCGATGGTCATTCCCCGCGAACACACCGGCGATTACCGGGACCTCTCGGAGGAGGCCCTGCTGGACCACGCCCTCCTCAAACAGCGGACGTTCGACGCGCTCGAAACCGCCCTCTCGCCCGACGGCTTCAACGCGGGCCTCAACCTCGGGCAGGGCGCTGGCGGGTCCATCGACGACCACCTCCACACCCACGTCGTCCCGCGCTGGCAGGGCGACACCAACTTCATGCCGGTCGTCTCGGACACGAAGGTCCTCGTGGAGGCCTTAGACGAGACCTACGACCGAGTTCGGTCGGCCTTCGCCGAGCAAGAAGGGGTCGATGGGTCGGGCGACGGCGCAGTTCGAGTCGAATAG
- the map gene encoding type II methionyl aminopeptidase — protein MSSDVDLEAEKYEKHREAGEILAQVREEAAERVEVGTTQLEVAEFAEDRIRELGGEPAFPVNISVDEEAAHATPSADDDTEFGDEMVNLDIGVHIDGWIADTAITVDLSGNPDLKEASEEALEAAIEMVEPGVETGDIGAEIESVIDGYGYNPVVNLTGHGLDQYQQHVSPNIPNRAVSQGVELEVGDVVAIEPFATDGTGKVTEGNDEEIFALEREGSVRDRQARKALEQITDEFRTLPFAQRWLDVPRAEMALRRLKMNNIVHGYPVLKEDDGKLVSQKEHTLIVTEDGCEVTTESN, from the coding sequence ATGAGTAGCGATGTGGACCTCGAAGCCGAGAAGTACGAGAAGCACCGCGAGGCCGGCGAGATTCTCGCGCAGGTCCGCGAGGAGGCCGCCGAACGGGTCGAAGTCGGGACGACCCAGTTGGAAGTCGCGGAGTTCGCCGAGGACCGGATTCGGGAACTCGGCGGTGAACCCGCCTTCCCGGTCAACATCAGCGTTGACGAGGAGGCCGCCCACGCCACGCCCTCTGCGGACGACGACACCGAGTTTGGCGACGAGATGGTCAACCTCGACATCGGGGTCCACATCGACGGGTGGATCGCCGACACCGCCATCACGGTGGACCTCTCGGGCAACCCCGACCTGAAGGAGGCCAGCGAGGAGGCGCTGGAAGCGGCCATCGAGATGGTCGAACCCGGCGTCGAGACCGGCGACATCGGCGCGGAAATCGAGTCGGTCATCGACGGCTACGGCTACAACCCGGTGGTCAACCTCACCGGCCACGGCCTCGACCAGTACCAGCAACACGTCTCGCCCAACATCCCCAACCGGGCCGTCTCGCAGGGCGTCGAGTTGGAGGTCGGCGACGTGGTGGCCATCGAACCGTTCGCCACCGACGGCACCGGCAAGGTCACCGAGGGCAACGACGAGGAGATTTTCGCCCTCGAACGCGAGGGGTCGGTCCGGGACCGACAGGCCCGGAAGGCCCTCGAACAGATTACCGACGAGTTCCGCACTCTGCCCTTCGCTCAGCGATGGTTGGACGTGCCCCGCGCCGAGATGGCCCTGCGCCGCCTCAAGATGAACAACATCGTCCACGGCTACCCGGTCCTCAAGGAGGACGACGGGAAACTCGTCAGCCAGAAGGAACACACCCTTATCGTGACCGAGGACGGGTGCGAAGTGACGACGGAATCGAACTGA
- a CDS encoding isoaspartyl peptidase/L-asparaginase: MNVIVHGGAGSNPDEPEPRQAVLDEAAEEGAASSSVLDAVESAVRVLESSPRFNAGVGGAVQSDGEIRTDAGLMTSDREAGAVSSMVGVEHAVSAARVVLDETPHVLVSGDHAVELAEDFGVETGVDLWSDDTREKWDDLDSVPEGTPSEHLDWLESKFGGNPDSAEEDGDSTAPNPKDHDTVGAVAYDTETDEFAAATSTGGRWLALAGRVGDVPQIGSGFFAAPAGAASATGAGEDIAKATLTRRAVRHLESGYTAQQSADRAIEEFAELTGSSAGVIVLDDEGRAGSAFNSDAMQTAVSRRSASE, encoded by the coding sequence ATGAACGTCATCGTCCACGGCGGGGCCGGAAGTAATCCCGACGAACCCGAACCCAGACAGGCAGTCCTCGACGAGGCCGCCGAGGAGGGCGCGGCGTCCTCCTCGGTCCTCGACGCAGTAGAGTCGGCGGTCCGCGTCCTCGAATCCTCGCCCCGGTTCAACGCCGGGGTCGGCGGCGCGGTCCAGAGCGACGGCGAAATCCGGACCGACGCGGGCCTGATGACCAGCGACCGCGAGGCCGGCGCGGTCTCCTCGATGGTCGGCGTCGAACACGCCGTCAGCGCCGCCAGAGTCGTGCTGGACGAGACGCCCCACGTCCTCGTCTCGGGCGACCACGCGGTCGAACTCGCCGAGGACTTCGGCGTCGAGACGGGCGTAGACCTCTGGTCCGACGACACCCGCGAGAAGTGGGACGACCTCGATTCAGTCCCCGAGGGCACGCCGAGCGAACACCTCGATTGGCTCGAATCCAAGTTCGGCGGGAATCCGGACAGCGCCGAGGAGGACGGCGACTCCACAGCGCCCAATCCCAAGGACCACGACACGGTGGGAGCAGTCGCCTACGACACCGAGACCGACGAGTTCGCGGCCGCAACCTCCACCGGCGGGCGATGGCTCGCTCTCGCGGGCCGAGTCGGCGACGTGCCCCAAATCGGAAGCGGGTTCTTCGCGGCCCCCGCCGGCGCGGCCAGCGCGACCGGAGCGGGCGAGGACATCGCCAAGGCGACCCTGACTCGCCGGGCGGTCCGCCACCTCGAATCTGGCTACACCGCCCAGCAGTCTGCCGACCGCGCAATCGAGGAGTTCGCCGAACTCACGGGGTCGTCGGCCGGCGTCATCGTCCTCGACGACGAGGGACGGGCCGGAAGCGCGTTTAACTCCGACGCGATGCAGACCGCGGTCAGTCGCCGGTCCGCGAGCGAGTAG
- a CDS encoding RNA-guided endonuclease InsQ/TnpB family protein — protein sequence MHYNYKYRLDPPEALTETLLHHIDTCRQLYNHVLYKLNETDEIPARYKVQGTLPDLKSWWNDLGDVHSKVLQMVVKRVYDNLSMLKAHKENGRAVGMLKWKPPREYRSLTYNQSGFKLKNTSGRPVLWLSKIGEIPINLHRDIPENATIKQVTVKQEPTGEWFATFGIDVDENTPEKPENPERVVGIDVGILKYVHDTDGTAVESPDFSDERERLERAQRELSQKEHGSNNWEQQRKTVAQRHANLKRKRRDFLHKLSNYYAREYDLVAVEDLDAKGLVELPGNSRNRAGSAWGMFLRMLEYKCERQGTHFVAVNPRGTTKECASCGVETDKPLWVREHSCPSCGFKADRDVNAAWNILSRGLENVGVGHSESTPVETALPTDSNSVSAKRVVETGSPTLTERTASAVSE from the coding sequence ATGCACTACAACTACAAGTATCGACTTGACCCACCGGAAGCCCTCACCGAGACGCTTCTACACCACATCGATACTTGTAGACAACTCTACAACCACGTCCTCTACAAACTCAACGAGACAGACGAGATTCCAGCACGCTACAAGGTGCAGGGCACGCTCCCCGACCTGAAATCGTGGTGGAATGACCTCGGGGACGTTCACTCGAAAGTGTTGCAGATGGTCGTCAAGCGCGTCTACGACAACCTCTCCATGCTCAAAGCACACAAGGAGAACGGACGTGCTGTGGGAATGCTCAAGTGGAAGCCGCCTCGGGAGTATCGGTCGCTCACCTACAACCAGTCCGGCTTCAAACTCAAGAATACGAGTGGTCGGCCTGTCCTGTGGTTGAGCAAAATCGGTGAGATACCCATCAACCTCCATCGAGACATTCCCGAGAACGCGACGATCAAACAGGTCACGGTCAAGCAAGAACCCACGGGCGAGTGGTTCGCCACCTTCGGTATCGACGTGGACGAGAACACGCCCGAGAAACCGGAGAATCCAGAGCGTGTCGTCGGGATCGACGTTGGTATCCTGAAGTACGTACATGATACGGATGGAACTGCTGTCGAGTCACCGGACTTCTCCGACGAACGCGAGCGATTGGAACGCGCTCAGCGCGAACTCTCGCAGAAGGAACACGGCTCGAACAACTGGGAGCAACAGCGCAAGACGGTTGCTCAGCGCCATGCCAACCTGAAACGCAAGCGTCGAGACTTCCTCCACAAGCTATCGAACTACTACGCCCGAGAGTACGATCTTGTGGCGGTTGAGGACTTGGACGCGAAAGGCTTGGTCGAACTACCGGGCAACTCACGAAATCGCGCGGGGTCGGCATGGGGAATGTTTCTCCGAATGCTCGAATACAAGTGCGAACGACAAGGCACGCACTTCGTCGCCGTGAATCCACGAGGAACAACAAAGGAATGTGCGTCGTGTGGCGTCGAGACAGACAAGCCGTTGTGGGTTCGTGAGCATTCGTGTCCCTCGTGTGGGTTCAAGGCGGACCGAGACGTGAATGCGGCGTGGAACATCCTGTCTCGCGGTCTCGAAAATGTAGGAGTGGGACACTCCGAATCAACGCCTGTGGAGACTGCGCTCCCTACGGACTCCAATTCGGTGTCTGCAAAGCGCGTCGTTGAAACAGGAAGCCCCACCCTCACCGAGCGAACCGCGTCAGCGGTGAGCGAGTAG